The Gemmatimonadota bacterium genome includes the window CTTTGCAGCTGGCCGCCAAACTGCCCGCTGGGCGATCTGCTCCGGTGCAGGAGCGAATGCCGACACGATGGCAGAAGCGGCGGCGCGGGGTATCGACACGTTGATCACTGGGGAAGGTCCGCATTGGAGCGCGGTGGACGCCGAGGAACGGGGGCTCGCGATTATCTACGCCGGTCACTACGCCACGGAAACGCTTGGGGTGCAGGCGCTCGCCGCGCATGCGTCGGCGCAATTCGGCCTTCCGTGGAGCTTCCTGCCAGCGCCCACCGGCCTGTGAGTGACGCCGCGCTGTCGCTGCGCGGAATTTCAAAGCGCTTCGGTCGAACGCTCGCGCTCGAGGGTGCAGCGTTGGAAGTGCGAGCTGGAACGATGCACGCACTGCTCGGTGAAAACGGCGCTGGAAAGAGCACGCTCATGCGCATTGCCTTTGGGGAACTGCGCGCCGATGATGGTGTGGTTGCGCTCTCCGGCACGAACCGCGTGTGGCGCAGTAGCGCGGACGCCATCGCCGCTGGCATTGGGATGGTGCACCAGCATTTCACCCTTGTTCCCGCGCTGACCGTTGCGGAGAACGTTGCGCTCGGTGATCGCGGGTTTTGGGGTGGCTACACTCCGGCACGGGCGGCGGCGCGCGTACGGGAGATCGGCGCACAAACGGGTTTGGTTCTCGAGCCGACTTCGTATGTATCCGATCTTCCGGTGGGTGCACAACAACGCCTGGAGATTGTGAAAGCGCTTGCCCGACATGCGCGCGTGCTCATTCTCGATGAACCAACGGCGGTGCTCTCACCGCGCGAAAGTGTGGAGCTCTACGACTGGTTGCGCCAGTTCGTCTCCGGTGGTGGAACGGGAATTTTGATCACCCACAAATTGCGCGAGGCGCTGGCGCTGGCGGATGATGTCACGGTGTTGCGTCACGGCCGCACGGTGCTGCAGTCGGTTGTTCGTGATGTCACCGAAGAGTCCGTTGTGGCGGCCCTCCTCGGTGAATCGCGCGGTGAATCGCGCGGTGAATCGCGCGGTGAATCGCGCGGTGAATCGCGCGGTGAATCGCGCGGTCAATCGCGCGGTCAATCGCGCGGTCAATCGCGCGGGGACTCACACGGTGAATCGCGCGGGGCGCGCGTCGGGTCGGTGCTTGAGTCTCCGCAGGTGCTGCGGACCGACGCGCCGGTTGTCGCGCTGCGTGACGTCAGTACGGTTGATCCGAACGGGGTGTCGCGACTTCGCGACGCCACGGTTGTGGTGAGTGCAGGAGAGGTGCTCGGCGTGGCGGGCATCGAAGGGGCCGGCCAGTTTGAATTGCTCCGTCTTCTGGCGGGCCGTCGTGCGCCGTCGACTGGCACGGTCACATTGCCAAAACGGATTGGTTTTGTTCCAGAAGATCGGCTGCGTGACGCCATTGTGCCCACGATGTCGCCTGCTGAAAATGTGGCGCTGCGCAACGCCAATCAATTTCACGGCCATATGCCGTGGCGCCAACTCTCCGCAGAGGCCTCCGCTATTTTTTCTGAGTACGATGTGCGGCCGACCGACAGTGAGACGCTTGGAGCGTTGTCTGGTGGAAACCAGCAGAAGTTCGTGATGGGGCGCGAACTCCGAGGATCGCCGGAGCTTCTGGTGTTGGAAAATCCCACACGCGGTCTGGATATTCGGGCTGCTGAGTTCGTCCTGGATCGCATTCGGTCGGCGCGCGCCTCCGGTTGCGCGGTGGTCGTATACTCAAGCGATCTCGACGAACTCCTCACACTCGTCGACCGCATGGTCGTGTGTCACGCGGGTTATGTGCGAGAGGTTCCGGCGGATATGGAAGCGATCGGCCGTGCGATGGTTGGGATCGCGTGAGCCGCGCGCGCGCATGGCGTGAGGTCCTGCCGGTGATGGCTATTCCTGGCGCGCTGTTGCTGGTTGCGCTCGCGGTACTCTCGAGCGCGGGCGCTGATCTGCGCACAACGCTTTCCGCCCTCTGGTTTGGCTCTCTCGGGAGCCCGTACGCGTTGCTCTCGGCGACGCTCGTACGAGCCACTCCGTTGATCCTGCTCGGCTTGTCGGTGACACTCGCCTTTCGTGCCGGTGTTTTGAATATTGGCGCGGAAGGTCAGTTTATCGCTGGTGCAAGCGCCGGTGGCGCGGTGGCGCTTGCAACTGCTCCGGTGCTTCCGGGATACCTCTCCCTCCTACTGGCCCTGTGTGCCGGCATTTTCGCCGGCGGCGTGTGGGCCGCGGTCGCTGCTGAGCTCAAGCGACGGTTTGGTGTGCTCGAGGTGATTAGCACGCTGATGTTGAATTTCGTGGCCCTGTATGGCG containing:
- a CDS encoding ATP-binding cassette domain-containing protein — translated: MSDAALSLRGISKRFGRTLALEGAALEVRAGTMHALLGENGAGKSTLMRIAFGELRADDGVVALSGTNRVWRSSADAIAAGIGMVHQHFTLVPALTVAENVALGDRGFWGGYTPARAAARVREIGAQTGLVLEPTSYVSDLPVGAQQRLEIVKALARHARVLILDEPTAVLSPRESVELYDWLRQFVSGGGTGILITHKLREALALADDVTVLRHGRTVLQSVVRDVTEESVVAALLGESRGESRGESRGESRGESRGESRGQSRGQSRGQSRGDSHGESRGARVGSVLESPQVLRTDAPVVALRDVSTVDPNGVSRLRDATVVVSAGEVLGVAGIEGAGQFELLRLLAGRRAPSTGTVTLPKRIGFVPEDRLRDAIVPTMSPAENVALRNANQFHGHMPWRQLSAEASAIFSEYDVRPTDSETLGALSGGNQQKFVMGRELRGSPELLVLENPTRGLDIRAAEFVLDRIRSARASGCAVVVYSSDLDELLTLVDRMVVCHAGYVREVPADMEAIGRAMVGIA